One part of the Chrysemys picta bellii isolate R12L10 chromosome 14, ASM1138683v2, whole genome shotgun sequence genome encodes these proteins:
- the LOC101937265 gene encoding chymotrypsinogen A, producing MAALWLLSCLALLGTAHGCGVQEIQPIISGYARIVNGEEAVPRSWPWQVSLQQSQTNSWHFCGGSLVSERWVVTAAHCGVTKSNVVVLGEHDRSSSQEKVQKLAIQQVFTHPQYNSNTINNDIALIKLATAAELGSTVAPVCLAAAGEQYRSGQLCVTTGWGKTRYNALSTPSKLQQTALPLLTNEECKNYWDGNILDSMICAGAAGSSSCMGDSGGPLVCQENRVWYLVGIVSWGSSRCATTSPGVYARVSLLRPWIDSIMANN from the exons ATGGCTGCTCTGTGGCTGCTCTCCTGCCTGGCGCTCCTCGGCACGGCTCATG GCTGTGGTGTGCAGGAAATCCAGCCCATCATCAGCGGCTACGCCCGCATTGTGAATGGTGAGGAGGCGGTTCCCAGATCCTGGCCCTGGCAGGTCTCCCTGCAG CAGTCGCAGACGAACAGCTGGCACTTCTGTGGCGGCTCCCTGGTCAGCGAGCGTTGGGTGGTGACAGCTGCGCACTGCGGAGTGAC AAAATCCAACGTGGTGGTGCTCGGGGAACACGACCGCAGCTCCTCCCAAGAGAAAGTGCAGAAACTGGCCATCCAACAG gtTTTCACCCACCCGCAGTATAACTCCAACACCATCAATAATGACATTGCGCTCATCAAGCTGGCCACGGCCGCGGAGCTGGGCAGCACTGTGGCCCCGGTGTGTCTGGCAGCCGCCGGGGAGCAGTACCGGAGTGGCCAGCTCTGCGTCACCACCGGCTGGGGCAAGACCCGCTACAACG CCTTAAGCACCCCAAGCAAGCTGCAGCAGACGGCGCTGCCCCTGCTGACTAATGAGGAGTGTAAAAACTACTGGGACGGCAACATCCTGGACTCAATGATCTGCGCTGGAGCAGCCGGCTCCTCCTCCTGCATG GGTGACTCCGGCGGCCCCCTTGTCTGCCAGGAGAACAGAGTCTGGTATCTGGTGGGCATCGTGTCCTGGGGTAGCAGCCGCTGCGCCACTACCTCGCCAGGCGTCTACGCCCGCGTGAGCCTGCTCCGCCCATGGATCGACAGCATCATGGCCAACAACTGA